The Microbacterium limosum genome contains a region encoding:
- the pcaH gene encoding protocatechuate 3,4-dioxygenase subunit beta, protein MSTPASPDAANPADSHATAAKQFAAPESLLAAPDQATQRQITQEIRDIHADVERRVAAGESVPTTLFDFPPYRSSVLRHPTKNPRLVDPETIELYSPAFGQRDVAAIESDLTLQHAGEPLGERITVTGRLLDSWGRPLANQLVEIWQANAAGRYIHQRDQHPAPLDPNFTGAGRTVTNDQGEYFFTTIKPGPYPWKNHVNAWRPAHIHFSLFGSGFTQRIITQMYFPGDPLFALDPIYNTIRDQRDRDALIAAYDHDLTVPEFSMGYRWDIVVDGPDATWFEPEGEH, encoded by the coding sequence ATGTCCACACCCGCGAGCCCCGACGCGGCCAACCCGGCCGATTCGCACGCGACCGCCGCGAAGCAGTTCGCGGCTCCCGAGTCCCTGCTGGCCGCCCCCGATCAGGCGACGCAGCGGCAGATCACGCAGGAGATCCGCGACATCCACGCCGACGTAGAGCGTCGGGTCGCCGCGGGCGAGAGCGTGCCGACCACGCTGTTCGACTTCCCGCCGTATCGCTCGAGCGTGCTGCGACACCCGACGAAGAACCCCCGCCTGGTGGACCCCGAGACGATCGAGCTCTACTCGCCCGCCTTCGGTCAGCGCGATGTGGCGGCGATCGAGTCCGACCTCACGCTGCAGCACGCCGGCGAGCCCCTCGGCGAGCGCATCACGGTCACCGGGCGGCTGCTCGACTCGTGGGGGCGCCCGCTCGCGAACCAGCTCGTCGAGATCTGGCAGGCGAACGCCGCGGGGCGCTACATCCACCAGCGCGACCAGCACCCCGCGCCGCTCGACCCGAACTTCACCGGCGCCGGCCGCACCGTCACGAACGACCAGGGCGAGTACTTCTTCACGACGATCAAGCCCGGCCCGTATCCCTGGAAGAACCACGTCAACGCGTGGCGACCCGCCCACATCCACTTCTCCCTCTTCGGGTCGGGCTTCACGCAGCGCATCATCACGCAGATGTACTTCCCGGGCGATCCGCTCTTCGCGCTCGACCCCATCTACAACACCATCCGCGACCAGCGGGATCGGGACGCGCTCATCGCCGCCTACGACCACGACCTCACGGTGCCCGAGTTCTCGATGGGCTACCGATGGGACATCGTCGTCGACGGTCCCGACGCCACCTGGTTCGAGCCCGAGGGAGAGCACTGA
- a CDS encoding IclR family transcriptional regulator, with product MEQGDGAGAGRDAGAGAGDGAGAGRDAAAGADASGAGDGAGAGRDAGAGAGDGAGAGNGAGTLARAMSVLACFGDDDPALTAAQLAARTGLASSTTHRLVAQMLEHGLLARAPGHRYTVGARLWELGELSPLALRLRETALPHMSRLYDATGENVHLAVLDAPTPEEAAALYVGRLSGQASYPTLSRMGGRHPLHTTGVGKALLSTRDEEWMRRYFSVPLQRETTYSVTTEPQLRADLQRARARGYAMTREEMTLGNVSVAAPLGRVEGLPRGALGIVVRLESADERRLGPLVVQAAADLTRALRSS from the coding sequence ATGGAGCAGGGCGACGGGGCGGGTGCGGGCAGGGATGCCGGGGCTGGCGCGGGCGACGGGGCGGGTGCGGGCAGGGATGCCGCGGCGGGCGCGGACGCGTCGGGCGCGGGCGACGGGGCGGGTGCGGGCAGGGATGCCGGGGCTGGCGCGGGCGACGGGGCGGGCGCGGGCAATGGCGCGGGCACGCTGGCGCGGGCCATGTCGGTGCTGGCGTGCTTCGGCGACGACGACCCCGCGCTGACCGCCGCCCAGCTGGCCGCCCGCACGGGGCTGGCGTCGTCGACGACGCACCGGCTCGTCGCGCAGATGCTCGAGCACGGTCTTCTCGCGCGGGCTCCGGGGCACCGCTACACCGTGGGGGCGCGGCTCTGGGAGCTCGGCGAGCTCTCTCCCCTCGCACTGCGCCTGCGGGAGACCGCCCTGCCCCACATGTCGCGCCTCTACGACGCGACCGGGGAGAACGTCCACCTCGCCGTGCTGGATGCACCCACGCCGGAGGAGGCCGCCGCGCTCTACGTGGGACGGCTCTCGGGGCAGGCGTCGTATCCGACGCTCAGCCGGATGGGCGGGCGCCATCCGCTGCACACGACCGGTGTGGGCAAGGCCCTGCTCTCCACGCGGGACGAGGAGTGGATGCGGCGGTACTTCTCCGTGCCGCTCCAGCGCGAGACGACCTATTCCGTCACGACCGAGCCGCAGCTGCGCGCCGACCTGCAGCGCGCGAGGGCGCGCGGGTACGCGATGACCCGCGAGGAGATGACGCTCGGCAACGTCTCGGTGGCGGCGCCGCTCGGTCGCGTCGAGGGGCTGCCGAGGGGGGCGCTCGGCATCGTCGTGCGGCTGGAGAGCGCCGACGAGCGCCGGCTCGGCCCTCTCGTCGTGCAGGCCGCGGCGGACCTCACGCGCGCGCTGCGGAGTTCGTAA
- the pcaG gene encoding protocatechuate 3,4-dioxygenase subunit alpha — protein sequence MTTRTPREMGPRTLAPTSGQTIGPFFAFGLVYPKMHEVAFPHTPGAIVLGGTVLDGDGSAIPDALVEIWGADSDGSVPAARGSRRRDDHTFTGFGRAATTDDGHYEFWTRNPGSVDGEAPFFSVVVFARGLPNKLHTRIYLPDDEQALAADPLLSQLSPAERDTLIATRTPEGHLVHDIWLQGEKETVFLAF from the coding sequence ATGACCACCCGCACCCCGCGCGAGATGGGTCCGCGCACCCTCGCGCCCACCTCCGGACAGACCATCGGTCCGTTCTTCGCCTTCGGCCTCGTCTATCCCAAGATGCACGAGGTCGCCTTCCCTCACACGCCCGGCGCGATCGTGCTCGGCGGGACCGTCCTCGACGGCGACGGATCGGCGATCCCCGACGCCCTGGTGGAGATCTGGGGGGCCGACAGCGACGGATCGGTGCCCGCCGCCCGGGGATCGCGCAGACGCGACGACCACACCTTCACGGGCTTCGGTCGCGCCGCGACGACAGATGACGGCCACTATGAGTTCTGGACCCGCAATCCGGGGTCGGTCGACGGCGAAGCCCCTTTCTTCTCCGTCGTCGTGTTCGCGCGCGGCCTGCCCAACAAGCTCCACACGCGCATCTACCTCCCCGACGACGAGCAGGCGCTCGCCGCGGATCCCCTGCTGTCGCAGCTGAGCCCGGCCGAGCGCGATACGCTCATCGCAACACGCACGCCCGAGGGCCACCTCGTGCACGACATCTGGCTGCAGGGCGAGAAGGAGACCGTCTTCCTTGCCTTCTGA